The Primulina eburnea isolate SZY01 chromosome 12, ASM2296580v1, whole genome shotgun sequence genome includes the window CTAGACTCAGACTGAGATCTTATTGTGGAGACTGAGGAGTTATTGTGCTGTGAGAAGGGGAAGTTTTGTTCATCAAACTTTACATGTCGAGAAATGTATAATCTGCCATCCATACTCAAACATTTATATCAATTATGTTTGGCACTATATCCAATAAATGTGCAGGGAGTGGATCGAAGTGCAAGTTTGTGCTTGTTGTAATCTATAAGGCATGGGAAACATAAACATCCGAAAGTTCTGAGAAATGACAAATCTGGAAGTGTACTATATAGCTTATGAAGAGGGATATCATTATCAAGCACAGAAGTTGGAAGACGATTAATGAGGTAAACGGCAGTTAGAAAGGAATCATCCCAAAATGTCAAGGGCATGGATGCATGTGCAAGAAGAGATAGGCCTACTTCAGCAATGTGTCGGTGTTTGCGTTCAACAACACCGTTTTGCTGTGACGTGTGAGGACAAGAGACCATATGATTAATCCCATGGGTTTGAAGAAATGATGTTAAGGCTTGAAACTCCCCTCCCCAATCGGTTTGAATGGCTTTGATCTTTCTGTCAAGTTGATTTTCAACATGTGTTTTGAAGTGTAAAAAGGATTTGGTGACTTCGGATTTATATGTTAGAAAATATATCCACGTAAATCTACTAAAGGCATCAACAAAACTAACATAGAACTTGAAGCCATTTCTAGAGACAGTGTGTGCAGGCCCCCAAACATCAGAATAAACAAGTTCAAGAGGTGCTGAAAATTTGGTGTGTGAACTGGGAAAAGGGAGATGATGGCTTTTACCAAGAGCACATGCTGAGCAAAAAGTAAGTTTTTCATTTCTGGGAATAGAAACATTACaacgtaataaaacttgttTCAGAGAAGGTAAAGAAGGATGGCCTAGTCTAGAATGCCATTGACTTAACATGCTATTTGACAATTTGATTGAATGTTGTAAAAGAGTAGGAGACTTTGCAGGTGAGAGGTGTGTACTGAGGCAAGCTTATGAAGTGGACAGGTCGGGGAGTGGTGTCCCAAGGTCGAACCTATATAGCCCATCATGTAAAGTTCCTCGGAGAAGAACCGTCTGCGTTGCTAGGTCCTTCACAAGACAAAACCGTGGATGAAATTCAAAAAAAGACACAATTATCATGAGCAAACTTGCTAACACTAAGAAAGTTTTTGGTAATATAAGGTACACGAAGTAGATTTTTCAGTAGAAAAGGTTGTGAAGAAAAGGGTGATCGAAATTTAGAGTGGCCTATATGTGAGATTGACAAACCTGCACCATTCCCCATTTGGACTTTACCATTACCAGAATACTCTGAACCAAGGGTGAGATTTCCAAGCTCATTTGTAACATGATGCGAGGCACCCGAATCAGGATACCACCAATCTTCAGTGGTTGATTCACAAGAGGCAGTGGCAAGAGCAGCTGCTGGTAAATTTGACAGAGGAGACTTGTTGAAATTTTGTGTTGGCTGTCGAGATTTTGGAATAAAATCTTTTTCAAAACGGTAGTAGCATATTTCAGCAACATGCCCTGTTATTCCACAAATTTGACATATTGGTCGAGCATTGTTGTTATGCCATCCTCGTCGACCCCCTCTGAAGTTTCtgccacgtccacgtccacgtcctcGAGAGTTTTGAGGGGATGGTTGGGTTTCATTCCTCTTTTGATGAAAGAGAGTGGCTGCATTGGTGAAGCTTGATGTGTTGTTAGCATTGAGATTGTAGGCATCAAGTCGTTCCTCATGAGATAACAGGAGTGCACCAAATTCAGGTAGAGATAAAGTGTCAACTCTTGAGGTGACGTGCACTACTACAGAATCATACTCCATGCCTACACCACCAAGGACATAAAGTATCTGATCCTCGTCCGTAACGGGATGGCCACAAGCAGCTAAGAGCTCCATGTATCCCTTCATCTTACTGAGATAATCTTTCATGCTTAGTGTGCCTTTTTTCAGTGTTTGGAGTTGTAACTTGTACTGCATAACACGAGCTTTTGATCTAGTTGCAAAGAGTCGCGAGACTCGAGTCCAAATTTGGGACGATGTGTTGCAACCAATCATCTGAGCTTGCACAGCTTCAGTCATGGAAGCTAGCAGGAATGAGAACAGGAGTTGGTCTTGGCGACACCAAGGCATGAACAAAGGATTAATGGTATCATCTGATCCATTTTCAGAGATGATGTTGTTAGGAACATGGGGGTTTTCAAGAATGAAAAACTCAAGTCCCAAACCTCGAATGCCTGCGAGAATCTGAAGCTGCCATAGGAGGAAGTTATCATCTCCTAGTTTTACTGAATTGATCTGATTAGTAGGGTTGATGATGATTGGATTCGAATTTGCAGAAGCGGCTGGAATATTTCCCATGGAGGTAATATGGGATGTGGCGTTTGCCATTGAagggtgctctgataccaagttAAAGAAAATAACAACGAGAAAGAAAACGATTCTCAGTTGAAACTAATCCATTTCATTTCATGCCTTGCTCGTATTTCATTTACAGTATTTATGAATGTTGTTGTATCACTACAATGTGACATCTGTTAAAATGGAATCTAATTTGTTACAACGATTTAACCAATTCCTTTGTTCTGGAATAATCCTTGGATCGTGTAATCTACTGGATCAGCTATACAACTATTGCATGAGCTTGCTATCTTGGATGGGCTTGAGTTGATGGGCTCATCCATTGTTTTGGGCTTTGTTGTTGTAGATCCTTTATCTATAAGAACATCctgtgtaaaatcagttgagctaaaattAAACATCTCATCATTGGTAGATTCCAGCTCTGCATCGATCACGAGTCACTTCACCTATCTTCATCACTCTCACTGGTAGAACATTATGACTCGGATGAGACAGTATCAGAATCAGCGCCCACTTGGCCTTGCTATCTTCAGCCACCAACACCTTTGATCCTTTTTTTTTGAATTACCTCATGTCAtcctttgaatttttttattgtcaTGAGATTGGCCATGTTTATCAGTTGGCTTCCTTTCATCATTTTTCGACTTAGGACAGTCGGCTATGAAATGTTCGACCTTCCCACAATTGAAACACATGTTGTCTTTAGGTGTGGACTCTTTTTTGTAATGATTATGTCTACTTGGGATTTGATACTTGCTCTGATTTTTCGTAACAAACTTTCCAAATTTCTTCgcaaacaatgacatagcatcactgcTTAGCTGGCTTCTCTTTCGAGACAGATTGTTCAATGATTGCAACAACCAGAGCCTTCATCAGTTTGGTTGATGACTCACCATCAGTCCTTGTTTAAAGTTCAAATTCATATGCCTTAATTTCTGTGAACATAGATCGTACAGTTCAAGCTTGTTCAGTTCTTTTGATTCATGCATGGCCATTGTTTTTACATCTGATTCCCTTGGAAGTGCCCTTATTACTTTCAATTACACTTTATGACTTTCATACTTTTTGTCATGAGCAGTCAtcttgattatgatattgttgacTCTTTCATCGAAGTCTGACATAGACTCTCATGCCTTCATATTAATGCTGTCAAATTTCTGTATTACAACATACCATTTATTTTCCTTTGTTTGGTCATTGACTTCACATAGTTGTATCAATTTCTCCCAGATGTCATTGACAGTGTATCATTTCTTGAACTCTTTGTAGGTATTTTTGTCCAATGTCTTATACAAGATCTCTTTGTCAACATTGCTTAGATTTGACTTTTTTTCATCGTTGGTCCACTCCATTCTCGATTTTTCAATCATCTGAGAAGCACCATCAAAAATGGCAATGATAGTGTTTGCTTTCAAGATTTTCATTGGCCCGTCTGTGATGCCAATACACATGTCAtaatcttgtgcagctaaatgagcctgcatcctgaacttccagtcatcaaaatcaTATTTGGAAAACATTGGATTTCGCTAAATGAGGTCATTTGTTTGAATAGTGTTCAAAGACAAGAAAtaatctgctctgataccactattgAGGATCAGAGATTGATTTAAAGGGGGTGAATAAATAATCTCAACTAATTCGATGAATATTTCGGTTAGGTTAACAACATTGAAATGTGACTCTTGTCAGTAAGGTACTTAATAAGTCAGCAGTGGAAACTATGAGGAAATAGACTCATTGAAAAGGTTGAACTCGAAAAATGGTTTAAGTATAAATACGCTAGGCTATCAGATAAGTAAGTAAAGATAGGCTGACTGAAATGTAAATTACACAAATTTGTTTTTTGATGTTCGAAGAGTTCAAAACTCTTATGTCACCCTGTTTTCCTTGCGTAAGGGTTACACCAAAAACCTTTGGTAGTTACAACACTTTGATATCACCCACTTCAGTATGGCTTATCACTGTCTAACTGAaacttttaatatatataataactctTTAACCAAATGAGCAGTAAGACTTCTTACTTTCAATTACAAGTAGTTCACAAGGAAATCTAAGCATGAATTGATCCTTATATAATCAGATTACAAAATATCAATGTGTGCTTGCTGCAATCAGTTGTGCTCTCAAAGAATGCTTTTAACTCAGAAAGCTTTGAttgcgaggaaagttgtctcatTCTAATTCTAAAGCTTGTCTTACTTATCTATTTATAGGCATCGCCTGCAACGGTCGTCTCTTtttatttatattcaaataCAAACGTCGTTGTTGCCATGTCATCGTCTTTTCTAATAAATCGTATACTTCGGGTAGTGCGGATGGACTCCGTCATTCAACGAATAAAAAGAAGTTACAGATGAACTTATCCAATCATCATCTAGGTTATGCTCTTTTAAGGAACGATAGCAGATGATCAGAGAATGTTCGTTGATTAGATTAACTGATCCACTGAAGCGGACTGTTATAATCAGTTGTCATTTGATCAATTTTGCTATAATTATTCATTTGATTTGCAGCTTTGTTAAAATCACAAAAACTAAAATgttctaaaaaaatttaatcacaaaaaatatttcaatatattCTACATGTATCTTAAATAAATCAAAAACAAGTTATGCTGGTTTGGTTATTATTATGCCAAAAAATAGCCAAAAGAATAATATTAATGATTTGTAACATCTGCCTAAATTCTGAGTCAAATACACAACAAAAACATTAACGTAGGTATGATAATTTCCTCTGAACCCGATACCAGTCCCGAATGGATAATCGTGTGGAGGAGATTTTTactcaattaaataaatcagtaatttgatatgatgttatgataaattgtttttaatatttttgttatcttttctATAATGTTTAATTttctaatttttatatttaatttgtttCATTATTGTTctcaacaatttaataaatattcatAGTTTACTtgaaataattcaaatttgagAAAATGTAATTATATGTGGcaatatgatatttgagtatgGTATGAATATTCAATCTTCTGACAGATATATCTGGATATGGATGTGGATGAAGATATATATGATGAATATAATAAATGAGGATGGAGACAGACGATACAAAATCCTTtccaaattcaactctttgtcATCTCTATATCAACATATATCAGGTGATAGTGACACCATGCTTACTTCGGAAATCGGATTTTAGAATCCACaatttatatatgtttatttatttgaaatatCAATTTACAAGTATAGAGCCAAAAGATGGATACAGTGCATTTTTATATAAGGAGTCAAATTCGCTACGTGTTGGAAGTAGAAAGGAAATTTTGACGAGAACGATAGCCAAACTTTTGGCACTGGCTAAAGACACTATTTTATAATtgtattttgataatatttagtATCACTAGAGAAAAATATAAAAGTACTTTTATTATAAAGTTTTATCCTAACGGAATAAAGTGTTATCAATTcttttcctaaaaaaaaaaagacctcATACAATACAAATTAACCATGTGCCAGGAACCAGATTTGAGCTGGTGACACAATGATAGCTATGAATAGTCATCGACTTCCGGGATTTAGCATTTAATTATCCTTTTAATTCCAAAATTGTTGACATAGtgtcatatatgttatgaaaTGATTCGAGTcatatcaaaactttaaatgtaataatttagagGATAAAAACAATACTGAAATCAGCAATGatataaatcatatcaatacttcgataaatttttttttttaactttatcGACTTagatgaccacggtcaaaataaCAAGTCGGGTTAAAACTGTTTCAAATAATTTAATTGGATAAAAGAAATTGTTTTGAAGCTTCATCTTAAATACATACTAAACTTTATTTATGCCCAATTGTTGGATCATGCCAATTTTTTAACAACAATTCTTTAGAAAAAATCTATAATTATTTTCTCAGTTtctaattatttttcattacaTGTGATATTAGATTAATTATCGGTCACGCTATGTCAGTTGTCGCGACTCGATGAACATAAAATAACAGCCTGAGAGATTAATGTATGATCAAATTATGCAAGGAAACACTGATTTGACAAAGGCATTTTTTTGATTAAGCAAATAATTCTTTGATAATAGGGGAAATTAGCACCAAGTTTTTCCATATTTAACATCAGTGGTggggacaaaaatttgtgtgagacggtctcacgggtcgaatttgtgagacaaatctattattgagtcatccataaaaaaatatcacgtactttttatgctaagagtattactttttattgttaatatcggtaaggttgacctgtctcatagattaagatccgtgagacggtctcacatgagactcactccaaCTGTGGACATGTAAAAAGGGTCCCAAGAAGAACATATTCTGCATGctattttatgaaaaaaatgAAGGAAAGTTTAGGCTACGAACTAGTATAAAAACCACTGGCCACCAAGTTACATTCAAGCCAACAATATTGCaaatactaaaaaataaataaaaccagGCTACTATATTTCCGAAGAAGAAAAATGGGTGCCGGTTTGTCGACTGATGTTCATCAGATCACCAGTAAATATAATCGATCGCCATCGATCAAGAAGGGTCAAGTTATCGCATTCCACTCCACGGCGAAGTGGAGAATTCATTTCGAATCCGCAAAACAAACTTCAAAACTTGTATATGTTCTATAAGTTTCACAATATTGTTATTCTCAAGTTCAGATTTTGTTTCTTGTGAAATATTTTTCTAATGAGTGAGTTAACTTCTTTTCTTGAAGATGGTGGTTGATTTCACAGCTTCCTGGTGTGGGCCGTGCCGTTACATTGAACCTGCGATCAACGAATTCGCGGTGAAATACACGGATGTGGACTTCATCAAGATTGATGTTGATGAGTTGTTTGTACGCCATATTATATATTTTCCTAGCTAGTTTTCAATCAAAATCTAGTTGTAACAAGTTCCCTATTATCCTAGATTTAGTTTCTGATATTTTCTGGATTTTTTAAACTGCGCGCAGGATGTGGCACAAGATTTTGGGGTGCAAGCAATGCCTACTTTCCTGATGATAAAGAGAGGGAAGATAGTTGATAAGGTTGTGGGGGCAAAGAAGGAAGACCTACAAAAGAAGATTGACAAACACAGATTCTGAGAGACATGAAATGAAAACCTGTGTGGTCTGGCTAGCTTTGGTCTTTATTCAGTGGCAACAACAAATTAACACCAATAATCTTTTCAACACTCTTTCTTATCTTGATTAATATACGTAATATTTTTGTTTTGGTAACGGGGAATCGGTAGTCGTTATCCGTAGGCGCGTACTGGATAAACCCTTATCTTGAATACATTAGCTTGCAAACTACGTTAACTAGATAAACCACACTAAGCAAATCTTATGCGATAGGCTCGTCCAAAAAGGCTTGCATGCATGTGTTCGGCTTTTAATTTGTATGATTTATGTATCGTGAAAGAACCTTCTGTAACATTTACTGTAatatcctaattaattatatgaaACTTCTTTTTGGTTGTATTTGGACGAATGGATTTGATATAtattgatttcgattatatttttattgttaaaaatgaaataattgatgaaatattaaattcttATATTACTTATTAACATATTAGTTACACGAACtagaatgaatttcaaatgcctCAATTATTCGGTGAACTGAAATTAATCCTTATTAACATGAAACACTATATAAAAATGGAATGAATGAATTTGAAGATTATGGTCTTGTTTATctaaaactaaaaaaataaatttgaatatatttgaaatacatCAATCCAAACGCAACAATAAATTTTCATACTCAGTAGATGTGGTAAATTTCTATAATGATAACAGATTGTTACTAAAAAGTATTACAGAATATTTCTTTCCAaatttgttttgggatttctaCCAATTAAGTCTCCATTTCCATCCATTTTAACGATTAACATGTTAGAATGACTGAATTCGGGTGGAAAAAGGGCAAAACACGAGATTAAATAATTTGGTATGCAAAAGTTACATTATTCATAAAAGAATcatgaatattttatttatgaatatGATACAATAATTgatcttgaatttattttcattaGATTTGAATGTTGTAGATTTatagaaaataataatattgcaattttaaaaattttaaaattttaatatttattcatttaaacttgaatttatgatgtaccactattttatctatttttgatttttttaaataaaatctaTTGTTTgatccaaaataattaaatttattttgtgaAACACTGAACCTGAAAATGCCATTACTGAATCGGAAATCCCAAGAACTTTCAATTTGTCGAGTCGGGCTATTTTATTATTGGGCCTATCGATCTGACCATTAACGAAACTTCGTCCGCCGAATTTGTAGAATGGCTGCGGCTTTGGTCACCGCGCCGGCTTCGCCCACCTCCGCTCCACACAACCACTGTCTCTATAACCTGTTAACCCAAAGTGACTGCATTAATATACGCCGCGTCCAACCAATCCACGCCAGAATCCTCCGCACAACTAAACCGCCTGAAAGCAATCCAGAAGCTCTCTTTCTTTACAGCAGACTCGTCCATTATTACTCGTTGCAAGACCTCAGTTACACTTTACATCTTTTTAGCCAGATTCCGAACCCCAATGCCTTCATTTACAATACTGTCATTAGAACTTATGCTCGTAGCAAGGACCACAAAAGGAATGCATTTTCACTTTTTGAAGAAATGGTGAAGGTAGGGAGTGTGGTTCCAGATAAACATACATTTCCTTTTGTGTTAAAAGCTTGTGCTTATTTGTTTTCTTTGAGCCAAGAAAAACAAGCTCCTGCTCACCTTTTGAAGCATGGGTTTGCCACGGATGTTTACATAAACAACAGTTTGATTCATTTCTATGCCTCTCGTGGGTGCTCGGAAAGCACGAGAAAGTTATTTGACAAAATGCTGGAGATGAGCCTGGTTTCTTGGAATGTGATCATAGATGCGCTTGAGGAGATGGGGGATTTTGACGAGGCGTTGAAAAGTTATGTAGAGATGAATAAAACCTTCAAATCTGATGGTTCACGTTTCAGAGTGTGATAGATGCTTGTGCAGATTTAGGGGCCTTGTCTTTGGGTCTGTGGGCTCATTTATGTATTCTGAGAAATTATGAAATGGATTCTGATTTTGATGTTCTGTTTAATAATTCTTTGGTGGAGATGTAATGCAAATGTGGGTCGTTGAGAATTGCGGAGCAAGTGTTTCAAGGGATGCCAAGATGAGATGTGAATTCTTGGAACGTGATGATTTCAGGATTCGCAATGCATGGCAAGGTGGAGAGAGTGTTTGAACATTTAAGTCGAATGGTCGACGAAGAAAAACTACTGCCCAATTCCATCACATTCGTTGGGGTCTTGACAGCATGCAGTCACAGAGATTTGGTTGATGAGGGCCGTAGATACTTTGATACAATGGTTAACGTGTACAAGATCGAGCCAGTTTTGCAGCACTATGGTTGCCTGATACACCTTCTAGCTCGTAATGGGCTAATCGGCGAAGCACTTGATGTTGTATCAAGCATGACAATTGAGCCTGACAATCTGATTTGGGGAAGTCTTCTTGATACTTGTCGTAAGAAAAGTATAAACATTGAGCTGATTGAAGAAATGGCAAAGCAGATCATGGGATCCGAAGAGGATGGTGCTAGTAGTGGAGATTATGTTCTTTTATCAAGATTATATGCATCTGCTGATCGCTGGAACGAAGTTGGTGTGGTAGGAAACTAATGAATGATAAAGGTGTTACAAAAGAACCTGGTGGCACTTCAACAGAAACCAATGGCGTTCACGAATTTTTCACAGGGGACACAACTCATCCCCGAAAGAAAGAAATCGATCAGTTCTTGGATGTGGTTAACCAGAAATTGGAGGCAGAAGGGTATGTTCCTGATTATGGACGCCAGGGCGAATGAGCTTGATGATGAGAAGGGGAACTCACTTGAACTTCATAAGAGACTGGCCATCGCTTTTGGGTTGTTGAACTCAAAGCCAGGGGTTCCtgttaaatgtcccacatcggttagataaataacctttgagtggcatatattggcttggacaatcctccctccttgagctagcttttggggttgagttaggtccaagtttcaatcttaacatggtatcagagcccgggtttcaccgttatgtgttggactgccacccgttctgcccataattgggtcatttgtaaactccacgctccagatgttcattcctgggcgtgagaggggtgtgttaaatgtcccacatcggttagataaataacctttgagtggtatatattggcttggacaatcctccccccttgagctagtttttgggattgagttaggtccaagttccaatcttaacagttCCGATTCACGTGTTCAAGAATCTGCGTGTGCAATGATTGCCATAATTTTACCAAACTCGTTTCCGGAATTTTCAACCTGGAGGTTGTTATTGTTGGAtttcggttttctacacgctcaaacgcagcggaagatttaaaaattttatttttattttgaaaaaaaaataatattgctttggACGTTCATatgatttaacaaattaaacatgcatatgatgttagaaattatacctttgtgaattaatcacgtggacaccaaccgatccggtattaCAGATCCGGCTCttgatgattccctacgaactttcttcaaagaaatctttctatcaagtccacgactagatagtgtgttcctcttccaatttgcactagaaaatatggAAGATATTTGCGTAGGAGAGAAAATTATTGAGAGAGACGGCACaatatttttcctttcaaaAAGGGTGGTGGCCGATTTCTTTTCAAAATTGGTGGAGGCTCACGTAAGTTGATTGGTGGATTTTTTAGGTTTAGcttttcaattattatttataataaaataataacctaattacataattaacattaatgggcttgatttaattaattgagctagtccaactaatttaattaatttaatcaaagcccattaaaattttaattatttattatgttagacttgtactcctacaagcccattaaacataatacccaccatatttaatttattaattaatcaactcaacttttgagcttaataaattaaatacattacaaattcaacatttgaatttattatttaaattataaattcaactccttgaatttttatcacctccaacatttaatatttaataaacccaacaattgagtttaataaattaaattctcaaattttataaattcaactccttgaatttattttctcaaaatttaattatcataaattcaactccttgaatatactatataatataaattcagcttttgaa containing:
- the LOC140807534 gene encoding thioredoxin H2-like gives rise to the protein MGAGLSTDVHQITSKYNRSPSIKKGQVIAFHSTAKWRIHFESAKQTSKLMVVDFTASWCGPCRYIEPAINEFAVKYTDVDFIKIDVDELFDVAQDFGVQAMPTFLMIKRGKIVDKVVGAKKEDLQKKIDKHRF